In Mauremys reevesii isolate NIE-2019 linkage group 8, ASM1616193v1, whole genome shotgun sequence, a single genomic region encodes these proteins:
- the PCDH12 gene encoding protocadherin-12 isoform X3: MLLLSHFLLQFLVLCWHFFLCIDCQEVSPFAMQYKVLEEVPSGTVIGKLSEDFGWEERSEPVETFQQLHFPKELPVRVGSGDGLLSTSGRLDRERLCRHNDPCLFSFDVLAAIHLALIHVEIQVLDINDHAPQFPKPELELEISESASLRTRIPLDRALDPDAGSNALCSYSLSPSDHFALDVISGSDGTKHAELVVVKEVDRELHSCFDLVLTAFDHGESPKSGTTLLRVIVLDSNDNSPMFAESSLTVEIWEDALPGTILINLTATDPDQGPNGEIEYSLSKHASLEVLNMFSIEAKTGSVVLRRPLDYEENHTYEVDVQARDLGANPIPAHCKILIKVLDVNDNAPDVHITWAAQVPVLSEALPKDSFVALVTVSDPDSGNNGQVHCYLSQGLEHFKLKRTNRYTYMLLTNAILDRERWAEYNLMLMVQDNGNRSLAVRKHLTICISDVNDNPPLFERITYDVTIAENNVPPSYLITVKAHDADLDFNGKVSYSIQDFFVSDLVSIDSKTGEIFALRAFDYEQMTSLEFLVTAEDGGHPKLVSNVSVRVSLLDRNDNSPVIVQPVLVGGKARIIVLVNAQTGCLWLSLGNDSPQGTAITTMTPTLSSNVSLLFTIAARDADSGMNGALQYDILSGNDTSLFLIDSLSGQVFINSSNASSLIGSEWEMEVLVRDQGNSPLHAKALVQLSFRNHLDQLTNSAQEAQMLNPSMVTVICLAVLLGTFLLILALIVSICKREKKDNMAYNCREAEHAHRHQQLKKPHKHIQKTDIYLVPVLRNRQAVQSETEQVLSCEEALLKESAWDDPLQTSFHLTPTLYRTLRNQKGPAEQKDAFNLPAIQCRPFHPHRLRNASKESSSLQDAQTHSKSLENPQLELLGDQNCDLSLPTIHPSDMTLKRQRIAEPDVRPREAHPHQHLLRSLVRLSMVALAEQDPMGELAMESPPVQQISQLLSLLHQGQFQPKPNHRGNKYTAKNGSRSAGLDADCFTIKDSGQGESEADDGDSENGLNLSIDQLVGEELESLLEPHAGAGQGSRKFQDIA, from the exons ATGCTTTTATTGTCACACTTTCTGCTTCAATTCTTGGTGTTGTGCTGGCACTTTTTCCTTTGTATCGATTGCCAGGAGGTGTCCCCCTTTGCTATGCAATACAAAGTGTTAGAAGAAGTGCCAAGTGGAACGGTGATAGGGAAATTATCTGAGGATTTTGGCTGGGAAGAGAGAAGTGAACCAGTAGAGACCTTCCAGCAGCTGCATTTCCCCAAGGAGCTCCCTGTCCGCGTTGGGTCTGGAGATGGTTTGCTTAGCACATCAGGGCGGTTGGACAGAGAGCGGTTATGCAGGCACAATGATCCATGCTTGTTCTCTTTTGATGTTCTGGCTGCCATACACTTGGCTTTAATCCACGTGGAGATTCAGGTCTTGGACATCAATGATCATGCACCCCAATTTCCTAAACCTGAGCTGGAACTAGAAATATCAGAGAGTGCATCTTTACGAACACGGATCCCACTGgacagagctcttgacccagatGCTGGCTCCAATGCCCTCTGCTCTTACTCATTATCACCCAGTGACCACTTTGCTTTGGATGTAATTTCTGGATCTGATGGGACTAAACATGCAGAACTTGTAGTTGTTAAAGAAGTGGACAGAGAGCTCCACTCTTGTTTTGATCTAGTATTGACTGCCTTTGATCATGGAGAATCACCAAAATCAGGCACAACCTTACTTAGGGTAATTGTTTTAGACTCCAATGATAACAGCCCTATGTTTGCAGAGAGTTCTTTGACAGTGGAAATCTGGGAAGATGCTTTGCCTGGGACAATTCTTATAAACCTTACAGCCACTGACCCTGATCAAGGTCCCAATGGGGAGATAGAATACTCACTCAGTAAACATGCTTCACTGGAGGTGTTGAACATGTTCAGCATTGAAGCCAAGACAGGCAGTGTAGTTCTGAGACGCCCACTGGACTATGAAGAAAACCATACCTATGAAGTAGATGTGCAAGCCAGGGATCTTGGAGCCAACCCTATCCCAGCACACTGCAAGATCCTCATCAAGGTCCTGGATGTCAACGACAATGCCCCAGATGTGCACATCACTTGGGCTGCCCAGGTGCCAGTGCTATCTGAAGCTCTTCCTAAGGACAGCTTTGTTGCTCTGGTGACAGTAAGTGATCCCGATTCTGGAAACAATGGTCAGGTGCATTGTTATCTTAGTCAAGGACTTGAGCATTTCAAATTGAAAAGAACCAACAGATACACTTATATGCTGTTGACCAATGCCATTTTGGACAGGGAGAGGTGGGCAGAATATAACCTGATGTTAATGGTCCAGGACAATGGGAATCGCTCCTTAGCTGTGAGGAAACACCTCACTATATGCATCAGCGATGTCAATGACAACCCACCATTGTTTGAAAGAATTACATATGATGTCACCATTGCTGAGAACAATGTGCCTCCATCCTACCTGATTACTGTCAAGGCTCACGATGCTGACTTAGATTTTAATGGAAAGGTCAGTTATAGCATCCAGGATTTCTTTGTTTCAGACTTGGTCTCTATTGATTCAAAAACTGGTGAAATCTTTGCGCTCAGAGCTTTTGATTATGAACAAATGACAAGTCTGGAATTCCTGGTGACAGCAGAAGATGGGGGTCACCCCAAACTTGTGTCAAATGTTTCTGTTAGGGTTAGTCTGCTTGATAGGAATGATAATTCCCCTGTGATTGTGCAGCCAGTGCTGGTGGGAGGCAAAGCAAGGATCATTGTTCTAGTCAATGCACAGACCGGATGCCTGTGGCTATCTTTAGGGAACGACAGCCCCCAAGGTACAGCAATAACCACCATGACACCAACACTGAGTTCAAACGTTTCCCTGCTATTCACCATAGCTGCCAGGGATGCAGATTCTGGCATGAATGGGGCCCTCCAGTATGATATTCTGAGTGGGAATGATACCAGTTTGTTTCTCATTGATTCACTGTCAGGGCAGGTGTTTATCAACAGCAGCAATGCCAGCAGCCTCATTGGCAGTGAATGGGAAATGGAGGTGTTGGTAAGGGATCAAGGGAACTCACCGCTGCATGCAAAAGCCCTTGTGCAGTTAAGTTTCAGAAATCATCTTGACCAGCTGACAAACTCAGCCCAGGAGGCTCAGATGCTGAACCCATCCATGGTGACTGTTATCTGCCTAGCTGTGCTATTAGGCACTTTTCTTCTTATTTTGGCTTTAATCGTGTCTATATgcaaaagagagaagaaagataACATGGCCTACAACTGCAGGGAAGCAGAACATGCCCACAGACATCAGCAGCTCAAGAAGCCCCACAAACACATTCAGAAAACAGACATATATTTAGTCCCTGTACTCAGAAACAGGCAAGCTGTGCAGAGTGAGACTGAGCAAGTTCTGTCCTGTGAAGAAGCTTTGCTGAAGGAAAGTGCCTGGGATGACCCACTGCAGACTTCATTTCATTTAACCCCAACACTGTACAGGACCCTTAGAAATCAGAAAGGTCCAGCTGAACAGAAAGATGCCTTCAATCTCCCTGCAATACAGTGCAGACCCTTCCACCCACACAGGCTAAGAAATGCATCAAAAGAGAGCTCAAGCCTTCAAGATGCACAAACCCATTCCAAAAGCTTAGAGAACCCACAGCTGGAGCTTTTGGGAGATCAGAATTGTGACCTCTCACTGCCAACTATTCATCCCTCAGACATGACTCTGAAGAGACAGAGAATTGCTGAGCCAGATGTGAGGCCCAGGGAAGCCCATCCCCACCAGCACCTCCTGAGAAGCCTAGTGAGGCTGTCCATGGTGGCACTTGCAGAACAGGACCCCATGGGAGAACTTGCTATGGAGTCACCTCCTGTTCAG CAAATCTCTCAGCTGCTGTCTCTGCTGCACCAAGGCCAGTTCCAGCCCAAACCAAATCACAGGGGAAACAAATACACAGCCAAGAATGGCAGCAG
- the PCDH12 gene encoding protocadherin-12 isoform X2 produces MLLLSHFLLQFLVLCWHFFLCIDCQEVSPFAMQYKVLEEVPSGTVIGKLSEDFGWEERSEPVETFQQLHFPKELPVRVGSGDGLLSTSGRLDRERLCRHNDPCLFSFDVLAAIHLALIHVEIQVLDINDHAPQFPKPELELEISESASLRTRIPLDRALDPDAGSNALCSYSLSPSDHFALDVISGSDGTKHAELVVVKEVDRELHSCFDLVLTAFDHGESPKSGTTLLRVIVLDSNDNSPMFAESSLTVEIWEDALPGTILINLTATDPDQGPNGEIEYSLSKHASLEVLNMFSIEAKTGSVVLRRPLDYEENHTYEVDVQARDLGANPIPAHCKILIKVLDVNDNAPDVHITWAAQVPVLSEALPKDSFVALVTVSDPDSGNNGQVHCYLSQGLEHFKLKRTNRYTYMLLTNAILDRERWAEYNLMLMVQDNGNRSLAVRKHLTICISDVNDNPPLFERITYDVTIAENNVPPSYLITVKAHDADLDFNGKVSYSIQDFFVSDLVSIDSKTGEIFALRAFDYEQMTSLEFLVTAEDGGHPKLVSNVSVRVSLLDRNDNSPVIVQPVLVGGKARIIVLVNAQTGCLWLSLGNDSPQGTAITTMTPTLSSNVSLLFTIAARDADSGMNGALQYDILSGNDTSLFLIDSLSGQVFINSSNASSLIGSEWEMEVLVRDQGNSPLHAKALVQLSFRNHLDQLTNSAQEAQMLNPSMVTVICLAVLLGTFLLILALIVSICKREKKDNMAYNCREAEHAHRHQQLKKPHKHIQKTDIYLVPVLRNRQAVQSETEQVLSCEEALLKESAWDDPLQTSFHLTPTLYRTLRNQKGPAEQKDAFNLPAIQCRPFHPHRLRNASKESSSLQDAQTHSKSLENPQLELLGDQNCDLSLPTIHPSDMTLKRQRIAEPDVRPREAHPHQHLLRSLVRLSMVALAEQDPMGELAMESPPVQQISQLLSLLHQGQFQPKPNHRGNKYTAKNGSRSAGLDADCFTIKDSGQGESEADDGDSENGLNLSIDQLVGEELESLLEPHAGAENVMGRKREGDVLDCLSFS; encoded by the exons ATGCTTTTATTGTCACACTTTCTGCTTCAATTCTTGGTGTTGTGCTGGCACTTTTTCCTTTGTATCGATTGCCAGGAGGTGTCCCCCTTTGCTATGCAATACAAAGTGTTAGAAGAAGTGCCAAGTGGAACGGTGATAGGGAAATTATCTGAGGATTTTGGCTGGGAAGAGAGAAGTGAACCAGTAGAGACCTTCCAGCAGCTGCATTTCCCCAAGGAGCTCCCTGTCCGCGTTGGGTCTGGAGATGGTTTGCTTAGCACATCAGGGCGGTTGGACAGAGAGCGGTTATGCAGGCACAATGATCCATGCTTGTTCTCTTTTGATGTTCTGGCTGCCATACACTTGGCTTTAATCCACGTGGAGATTCAGGTCTTGGACATCAATGATCATGCACCCCAATTTCCTAAACCTGAGCTGGAACTAGAAATATCAGAGAGTGCATCTTTACGAACACGGATCCCACTGgacagagctcttgacccagatGCTGGCTCCAATGCCCTCTGCTCTTACTCATTATCACCCAGTGACCACTTTGCTTTGGATGTAATTTCTGGATCTGATGGGACTAAACATGCAGAACTTGTAGTTGTTAAAGAAGTGGACAGAGAGCTCCACTCTTGTTTTGATCTAGTATTGACTGCCTTTGATCATGGAGAATCACCAAAATCAGGCACAACCTTACTTAGGGTAATTGTTTTAGACTCCAATGATAACAGCCCTATGTTTGCAGAGAGTTCTTTGACAGTGGAAATCTGGGAAGATGCTTTGCCTGGGACAATTCTTATAAACCTTACAGCCACTGACCCTGATCAAGGTCCCAATGGGGAGATAGAATACTCACTCAGTAAACATGCTTCACTGGAGGTGTTGAACATGTTCAGCATTGAAGCCAAGACAGGCAGTGTAGTTCTGAGACGCCCACTGGACTATGAAGAAAACCATACCTATGAAGTAGATGTGCAAGCCAGGGATCTTGGAGCCAACCCTATCCCAGCACACTGCAAGATCCTCATCAAGGTCCTGGATGTCAACGACAATGCCCCAGATGTGCACATCACTTGGGCTGCCCAGGTGCCAGTGCTATCTGAAGCTCTTCCTAAGGACAGCTTTGTTGCTCTGGTGACAGTAAGTGATCCCGATTCTGGAAACAATGGTCAGGTGCATTGTTATCTTAGTCAAGGACTTGAGCATTTCAAATTGAAAAGAACCAACAGATACACTTATATGCTGTTGACCAATGCCATTTTGGACAGGGAGAGGTGGGCAGAATATAACCTGATGTTAATGGTCCAGGACAATGGGAATCGCTCCTTAGCTGTGAGGAAACACCTCACTATATGCATCAGCGATGTCAATGACAACCCACCATTGTTTGAAAGAATTACATATGATGTCACCATTGCTGAGAACAATGTGCCTCCATCCTACCTGATTACTGTCAAGGCTCACGATGCTGACTTAGATTTTAATGGAAAGGTCAGTTATAGCATCCAGGATTTCTTTGTTTCAGACTTGGTCTCTATTGATTCAAAAACTGGTGAAATCTTTGCGCTCAGAGCTTTTGATTATGAACAAATGACAAGTCTGGAATTCCTGGTGACAGCAGAAGATGGGGGTCACCCCAAACTTGTGTCAAATGTTTCTGTTAGGGTTAGTCTGCTTGATAGGAATGATAATTCCCCTGTGATTGTGCAGCCAGTGCTGGTGGGAGGCAAAGCAAGGATCATTGTTCTAGTCAATGCACAGACCGGATGCCTGTGGCTATCTTTAGGGAACGACAGCCCCCAAGGTACAGCAATAACCACCATGACACCAACACTGAGTTCAAACGTTTCCCTGCTATTCACCATAGCTGCCAGGGATGCAGATTCTGGCATGAATGGGGCCCTCCAGTATGATATTCTGAGTGGGAATGATACCAGTTTGTTTCTCATTGATTCACTGTCAGGGCAGGTGTTTATCAACAGCAGCAATGCCAGCAGCCTCATTGGCAGTGAATGGGAAATGGAGGTGTTGGTAAGGGATCAAGGGAACTCACCGCTGCATGCAAAAGCCCTTGTGCAGTTAAGTTTCAGAAATCATCTTGACCAGCTGACAAACTCAGCCCAGGAGGCTCAGATGCTGAACCCATCCATGGTGACTGTTATCTGCCTAGCTGTGCTATTAGGCACTTTTCTTCTTATTTTGGCTTTAATCGTGTCTATATgcaaaagagagaagaaagataACATGGCCTACAACTGCAGGGAAGCAGAACATGCCCACAGACATCAGCAGCTCAAGAAGCCCCACAAACACATTCAGAAAACAGACATATATTTAGTCCCTGTACTCAGAAACAGGCAAGCTGTGCAGAGTGAGACTGAGCAAGTTCTGTCCTGTGAAGAAGCTTTGCTGAAGGAAAGTGCCTGGGATGACCCACTGCAGACTTCATTTCATTTAACCCCAACACTGTACAGGACCCTTAGAAATCAGAAAGGTCCAGCTGAACAGAAAGATGCCTTCAATCTCCCTGCAATACAGTGCAGACCCTTCCACCCACACAGGCTAAGAAATGCATCAAAAGAGAGCTCAAGCCTTCAAGATGCACAAACCCATTCCAAAAGCTTAGAGAACCCACAGCTGGAGCTTTTGGGAGATCAGAATTGTGACCTCTCACTGCCAACTATTCATCCCTCAGACATGACTCTGAAGAGACAGAGAATTGCTGAGCCAGATGTGAGGCCCAGGGAAGCCCATCCCCACCAGCACCTCCTGAGAAGCCTAGTGAGGCTGTCCATGGTGGCACTTGCAGAACAGGACCCCATGGGAGAACTTGCTATGGAGTCACCTCCTGTTCAG CAAATCTCTCAGCTGCTGTCTCTGCTGCACCAAGGCCAGTTCCAGCCCAAACCAAATCACAGGGGAAACAAATACACAGCCAAGAATGGCAGCAG
- the PCDH12 gene encoding protocadherin-12 isoform X4 produces MLLLSHFLLQFLVLCWHFFLCIDCQEVSPFAMQYKVLEEVPSGTVIGKLSEDFGWEERSEPVETFQQLHFPKELPVRVGSGDGLLSTSGRLDRERLCRHNDPCLFSFDVLAAIHLALIHVEIQVLDINDHAPQFPKPELELEISESASLRTRIPLDRALDPDAGSNALCSYSLSPSDHFALDVISGSDGTKHAELVVVKEVDRELHSCFDLVLTAFDHGESPKSGTTLLRVIVLDSNDNSPMFAESSLTVEIWEDALPGTILINLTATDPDQGPNGEIEYSLSKHASLEVLNMFSIEAKTGSVVLRRPLDYEENHTYEVDVQARDLGANPIPAHCKILIKVLDVNDNAPDVHITWAAQVPVLSEALPKDSFVALVTVSDPDSGNNGQVHCYLSQGLEHFKLKRTNRYTYMLLTNAILDRERWAEYNLMLMVQDNGNRSLAVRKHLTICISDVNDNPPLFERITYDVTIAENNVPPSYLITVKAHDADLDFNGKVSYSIQDFFVSDLVSIDSKTGEIFALRAFDYEQMTSLEFLVTAEDGGHPKLVSNVSVRVSLLDRNDNSPVIVQPVLVGGKARIIVLVNAQTGCLWLSLGNDSPQGTAITTMTPTLSSNVSLLFTIAARDADSGMNGALQYDILSGNDTSLFLIDSLSGQVFINSSNASSLIGSEWEMEVLVRDQGNSPLHAKALVQLSFRNHLDQLTNSAQEAQMLNPSMVTVICLAVLLGTFLLILALIVSICKREKKDNMAYNCREAEHAHRHQQLKKPHKHIQKTDIYLVPVLRNRQAVQSETEQVLSCEEALLKESAWDDPLQTSFHLTPTLYRTLRNQKGPAEQKDAFNLPAIQCRPFHPHRLRNASKESSSLQDAQTHSKSLENPQLELLGDQNCDLSLPTIHPSDMTLKRQRIAEPDVRPREAHPHQHLLRSLVRLSMVALAEQDPMGELAMESPPVQQISQLLSLLHQGQFQPKPNHRGNKYTAKNGSRSAGLDADCFTIKDSGQGESEADDGDSENGLNLSIDQLVGEELESLLEPHAGNPTE; encoded by the exons ATGCTTTTATTGTCACACTTTCTGCTTCAATTCTTGGTGTTGTGCTGGCACTTTTTCCTTTGTATCGATTGCCAGGAGGTGTCCCCCTTTGCTATGCAATACAAAGTGTTAGAAGAAGTGCCAAGTGGAACGGTGATAGGGAAATTATCTGAGGATTTTGGCTGGGAAGAGAGAAGTGAACCAGTAGAGACCTTCCAGCAGCTGCATTTCCCCAAGGAGCTCCCTGTCCGCGTTGGGTCTGGAGATGGTTTGCTTAGCACATCAGGGCGGTTGGACAGAGAGCGGTTATGCAGGCACAATGATCCATGCTTGTTCTCTTTTGATGTTCTGGCTGCCATACACTTGGCTTTAATCCACGTGGAGATTCAGGTCTTGGACATCAATGATCATGCACCCCAATTTCCTAAACCTGAGCTGGAACTAGAAATATCAGAGAGTGCATCTTTACGAACACGGATCCCACTGgacagagctcttgacccagatGCTGGCTCCAATGCCCTCTGCTCTTACTCATTATCACCCAGTGACCACTTTGCTTTGGATGTAATTTCTGGATCTGATGGGACTAAACATGCAGAACTTGTAGTTGTTAAAGAAGTGGACAGAGAGCTCCACTCTTGTTTTGATCTAGTATTGACTGCCTTTGATCATGGAGAATCACCAAAATCAGGCACAACCTTACTTAGGGTAATTGTTTTAGACTCCAATGATAACAGCCCTATGTTTGCAGAGAGTTCTTTGACAGTGGAAATCTGGGAAGATGCTTTGCCTGGGACAATTCTTATAAACCTTACAGCCACTGACCCTGATCAAGGTCCCAATGGGGAGATAGAATACTCACTCAGTAAACATGCTTCACTGGAGGTGTTGAACATGTTCAGCATTGAAGCCAAGACAGGCAGTGTAGTTCTGAGACGCCCACTGGACTATGAAGAAAACCATACCTATGAAGTAGATGTGCAAGCCAGGGATCTTGGAGCCAACCCTATCCCAGCACACTGCAAGATCCTCATCAAGGTCCTGGATGTCAACGACAATGCCCCAGATGTGCACATCACTTGGGCTGCCCAGGTGCCAGTGCTATCTGAAGCTCTTCCTAAGGACAGCTTTGTTGCTCTGGTGACAGTAAGTGATCCCGATTCTGGAAACAATGGTCAGGTGCATTGTTATCTTAGTCAAGGACTTGAGCATTTCAAATTGAAAAGAACCAACAGATACACTTATATGCTGTTGACCAATGCCATTTTGGACAGGGAGAGGTGGGCAGAATATAACCTGATGTTAATGGTCCAGGACAATGGGAATCGCTCCTTAGCTGTGAGGAAACACCTCACTATATGCATCAGCGATGTCAATGACAACCCACCATTGTTTGAAAGAATTACATATGATGTCACCATTGCTGAGAACAATGTGCCTCCATCCTACCTGATTACTGTCAAGGCTCACGATGCTGACTTAGATTTTAATGGAAAGGTCAGTTATAGCATCCAGGATTTCTTTGTTTCAGACTTGGTCTCTATTGATTCAAAAACTGGTGAAATCTTTGCGCTCAGAGCTTTTGATTATGAACAAATGACAAGTCTGGAATTCCTGGTGACAGCAGAAGATGGGGGTCACCCCAAACTTGTGTCAAATGTTTCTGTTAGGGTTAGTCTGCTTGATAGGAATGATAATTCCCCTGTGATTGTGCAGCCAGTGCTGGTGGGAGGCAAAGCAAGGATCATTGTTCTAGTCAATGCACAGACCGGATGCCTGTGGCTATCTTTAGGGAACGACAGCCCCCAAGGTACAGCAATAACCACCATGACACCAACACTGAGTTCAAACGTTTCCCTGCTATTCACCATAGCTGCCAGGGATGCAGATTCTGGCATGAATGGGGCCCTCCAGTATGATATTCTGAGTGGGAATGATACCAGTTTGTTTCTCATTGATTCACTGTCAGGGCAGGTGTTTATCAACAGCAGCAATGCCAGCAGCCTCATTGGCAGTGAATGGGAAATGGAGGTGTTGGTAAGGGATCAAGGGAACTCACCGCTGCATGCAAAAGCCCTTGTGCAGTTAAGTTTCAGAAATCATCTTGACCAGCTGACAAACTCAGCCCAGGAGGCTCAGATGCTGAACCCATCCATGGTGACTGTTATCTGCCTAGCTGTGCTATTAGGCACTTTTCTTCTTATTTTGGCTTTAATCGTGTCTATATgcaaaagagagaagaaagataACATGGCCTACAACTGCAGGGAAGCAGAACATGCCCACAGACATCAGCAGCTCAAGAAGCCCCACAAACACATTCAGAAAACAGACATATATTTAGTCCCTGTACTCAGAAACAGGCAAGCTGTGCAGAGTGAGACTGAGCAAGTTCTGTCCTGTGAAGAAGCTTTGCTGAAGGAAAGTGCCTGGGATGACCCACTGCAGACTTCATTTCATTTAACCCCAACACTGTACAGGACCCTTAGAAATCAGAAAGGTCCAGCTGAACAGAAAGATGCCTTCAATCTCCCTGCAATACAGTGCAGACCCTTCCACCCACACAGGCTAAGAAATGCATCAAAAGAGAGCTCAAGCCTTCAAGATGCACAAACCCATTCCAAAAGCTTAGAGAACCCACAGCTGGAGCTTTTGGGAGATCAGAATTGTGACCTCTCACTGCCAACTATTCATCCCTCAGACATGACTCTGAAGAGACAGAGAATTGCTGAGCCAGATGTGAGGCCCAGGGAAGCCCATCCCCACCAGCACCTCCTGAGAAGCCTAGTGAGGCTGTCCATGGTGGCACTTGCAGAACAGGACCCCATGGGAGAACTTGCTATGGAGTCACCTCCTGTTCAG CAAATCTCTCAGCTGCTGTCTCTGCTGCACCAAGGCCAGTTCCAGCCCAAACCAAATCACAGGGGAAACAAATACACAGCCAAGAATGGCAGCAG